Part of the Marinobacterium rhizophilum genome is shown below.
CTTCCACCACCCGGACGAAGGCGCCCTGGGACAGCTCCAGTTTTTGCTGGGCCAGGTAGATCTCGCCGAGCCAGTAATGTGCATTCGCCAACCGGGTACTGGCTGGGTAATCCTGCACGAAACGCTCGAAGGCACTGGCGGCCTCATCGAACTTGCGCTCGCGAACCAGGGCAAAAGCAGCCTGATAGGCCTGATCGTCATTGGCAGACGCCGGCGCAGATGCGGCAGCGACAGCCCCGGGCGCTTCGGGCGCCAGAGCGCCTGCACCCGGCAACGCCGTATCAGAATTGAGTTCAGGAACCACAGGCGCTGCAGCCGCACCGGTAATCAGCGCACCCAGGCGGCGATCCAGATCCCGGTAACGCTCGAGCTGATCCTTTTGCATGCGATCAAGCTCGTATTGCTGTGACTCCACCTGGCCACGCAGGCTGCGCACTTCATCCTGCAGCTGCTGCAGCATCATCATGAGCTGAGCCTCCTGCGTGGCGAAGGCCTGACCGGCACGACCACTGGATTGGCTCTGCCCGGGGCCCGGCACGATTTCAATCACCGGCACGGGATCCGCGGCAAGAACCGCTGCTGGCGATAACGCCAGCAGCAATCCCAGAAACTTGAGTCTGAATACAGTCATGGGCACTTAGCGGCCAGCGTATTTCAGCTCAACGCGACGGTTCTGCGCCCAGGAATCCGAGCCATGACCCATCACCGCAGGCTTCTCTTCGCCGTAGCTGATCACTTCAACCTGACCTGCATTGGCGCCATTCACCATCAGGAAACGCGCAACGGCATTGCCGCGACGCTCGCCCAGGGCGATGTTGTATTCACGGGTGCCGCGCTCGTCGGCATGGCCTTCCAGGCGCACAGCGGCCTGCGGGTTGGACGCCAGGTAGCGCGCGTGTGCTTCCAGATCAGCGAAAGACTCACCACGCACCGTAGACTGGTCGAAGTCGAAGTAGAACACGGTTTGCAGGTTAGCCACTTCAGCCGGCAGTTCAGAGCCGGACAGGCCGCCCATGCCGGCCGAGCCGGAAGTCATGGCACCGCTGTCAGAACCCATGCTGCCGCCCATGTCGGCGCTGTCAGTCTGCGTACTGGTGGAGCTGCAACCTGCAACCCAAGCGAAGGTAAGGGCCAGAGCAGCAACCTTGGTAACATTCAACGCACGCATCTTTCTATTGCTCCTTGAAGCGACCACCATGGTCGCTAACGTGTAGAGTAAAGTAATGTTAGCCCGGTCCTATTGCAAGTAGGGGGACCAGGCCGGCTCCCTAACATCACCCGATGACGAGGGCATGCGAAAGCGCACCCGGCCATCGAGAGAAACTGCTGCCAGCACACCGTTGTTACCCTGCTGGGTCGCGTACAGCACAATGCTGCCGTTCGGTGCGATGGTCGGCGATTCGTCCAGCGACGTCTGGGTCAAGATATCCAGACGCCCTGTTTTAAGATCCTGTACTGCGATATTGAAGGCCGCACCGGCACCGGCACTGCGGTGCACCATGGCCAGGAATCGGCCATCCTGCGTCAGCTTGCCGCTGCTATTGTAGTTGCCCTCGAAGGTAACACGCTCGATACGCCGATCCGACAGGTACACACGGTAAATCTGCGGCTGCCCTCCCCGGTCCGAGGTAAACAGTATCGACTGGCCATCGGGCGCCCAGGTCGGCTCGGTATCGATGCCATAGTGGTGCGTCACCCGCGTCAACTGGCGGCGGGCCAGGTCCAGGGTATAAATCTCCGGATTGCCATCCTTGGACAGCGTCAGCGCCAGGCGCTGACCATCCGGCGCCCAGGCCGGCGCACCGTTCAAACCGGCGAATGACTGAATTTTTTCGCGCTTGCCACTCGCCAGGTGCTGCACGTAAATCCCCGGGCGCGAACTTTCAAAGGACACGTAGGCCAGCTTGCTGCCATCCTTGGACCAGGACGGCGACATAATCGGCTCGCGAGACTCCAGGATAGTACGCGCACGGGCACCATCGGCATCCGCCAGCTGCAGGCTGTAGCGGTGGCGCCCACCCCCCTGGTTCTGGGCGGTTACATAGGCGATACGGGTAGAAAAGGCACCGCGCAGGCCTGTGAGCTTTTCAAACACGGCATCGGCAATATAGTGCGCCATGTCGCGCATGTTGCGGGTAGAGCCACTGATCTGTTCGCCGAACACCCGGGTTTCCTTGAGCACGTCGTACAGCTCGTAGGTCACCTGCAGCTGTTCACCGCCGACCGAGGCCACGCGGCCGATCAACAGGTAGTTCTGCCCGGAAACACGCCAGTCACGGAAAAACACCTGAGCCTGCTGCTGCGGGAAACTGAGCATGTCACTGCGCTTCATGGCGCCAAAGAAACCGCTGCGATGCAGGTCGGTCGAGACGATTTCAGCAATATCTTCCGGCAGGGGCGTACCGCCGTTCCAGCCAAAAGGCACGACGGCGATCGGCGTCGGCGCGTCCACACCCTGGGTCACTTCGATCATCAGCTCGGCGCGCACACCAAACGCCAGCAGCATCAGTACGCAGCACGCCAGTAGTCTTAGCTTCATCGCTGTTACCACCTCAATCCCTCCGGTCGGAACTTGACTCTGAATTTTCTGAAATTGCGCTCAAATGTCAGCGGATCCACTTCTGCCACCCGCGCAAAGCGATCAACCTTGAACACCGCCTGCACCGCGGAATTATCAAAGCCCGAGTCACCACTGCTCAGTACCAGGTTCGCGCTGTCGACTTCACCGGAGGGGAACAGGCGTATTTCCACCACCGCCTCCATGCCATTACGAAACGCGCTCGAAACGCGCCAGTTTCGGCTCAACTCGCCGTTGATGTAGTCCGTCATCGACACCATCAGCTGCTGCGACGCCCGATCCGCCGCGATGCGCTGCTCCTGGGCCAGCTCTTTCTCAAGCTGGGCGAGCTCACGCGCCTTTTCAGCCTCTTTGCGTTGCTGCTCTTCCTGCTTGCGCCTGGCTTCGGCATCCGCCTTGGCCCTGGCAGCAACCTCTGCCTGTTTTTTCTTCTCGGCGGCGGCCCTGGCCTCTGCCTCTTTCTTCTGTGCCGCAGCCTTGGCGTCGGCCTGTTTTTTCTTCTCAGCCGCAAGTTTGGCCTGATCTTCAGCCTGCTTTTTCTTCTGGGCAGCGAGTTCGGCCTGCTCCTGGGCCTTGAGTTTAGCCTCTGCTGCCTGCTTCGCCCTGGTTTCCTGTGCCGCCTTTTCTTTCGCGGCCTTTTCCTTTGCAGCAACCTCCTGGGCTTTCTGTTCCCTGGCTTGCTGCTGCGCCTTTTCTTTGGCGAGGTCTTCCTGAGCTGTCAGCTCTTTAACCTTCTGCGCTTGCAACTGCTGCTCTTGCAGAACCTTTTCCTGTGCCGCCAGCTCCTGCTGACGCTGCTTTTCCTGCACCTGCTCAAGCTCATTCTGCTTGCGCTGCTCATCCTTTTTGCGCTGTGCCTCAATCCGCCGTGCCTGCTCGGTCTGCTTTTCCAGTGCCTGACTCATCGCCCCCAGGTCGACCATCTGCGCCTGAATATGGCGCGGCTTCAGCTCGCGCGGGTCCGCATGGTCAAACCAGTGACCGGCGAGCAGCAACAGCACGGCCAGATGCACGCCCAGAGCAAGCAGGGTCGGTACCAGATAACTGCGCTTGTCCACCGTCAACACCTACTCGGTTACCAGCCCGACACTCGGTGCGCCGGCCTGCTGCAACAACGCCATCAGGCCAATCACCTTGTCATATTCCACCCGCTTGTCGCCTTTGACCAGCAGCATTTTTTCAGGGTTCGCAGCCAGCACTTTCTGCACACGCTCACCCACATCTTCGGCCGTGACCGCAGATTGCTCGGCACTGCCAATATTGATGTAGTACTGCCCCTGTTCATCCACCGTCACGATCAGCGGTTCGCTGTCCTTGCTGTCCACCGGGTCGGCAGAGGCCTTGGGCAACTGTACATCCACACCCTGGGTCAGCATGGGGGCGGTGACCATGAAAATCACCAGCAGCACCATCATCACATCGATATAGGGTACGACGTTGATCTCGGCATTGAGCTTGCGCTTGCGCTTCTGTCGTCTAATCATTCACCAGACTCCCGGTCAATCCGCTGAGTGAATACGACGGTGCAGAATACTGGAAAACTCATCGGCAAAGGTTTCATAACGGTTCAGCAGCCCTTCGGACTTGGCCGAAAAGCGGTTGTAGGCGATAACCGCCGGAATGGCCGCAAACAGGCCAATGGCCGTCGCCACCAGCGCTTCGGAAATACCGGGGGCGACCGATGCCAGTGTCGCCTGGTGCATATTGGCCAGGCCACGGAAGGAGTTCATGATGCCCCAGACGGTACCGAACAGGCCGATATAGGGACTGGTGGAACCGACGGTGGCCAGGAACGGCAGGTGCTGATCCAGCTTTTCCTCTTCACGGGCCAGCGCCACACGCATGCTGCGCTGAATGCCCTCCATCACGGCATCGGGATCATAGTTGCGCTGCTGCGTCAGGCGGGTGAATTCCTTGATGCCCGATCGAAAAATATTCTCCGCACCATTACCCGGATCCGGCGACTGATTGACTTCGCGAAACAGGTGCCCCAGGTCTACGCCCGACCAGAAGCGCTCTTCAAAAACGGCCAGCCCCTTGCTTGCATCATTGAACACGCGCCGCCGCTGAAAAATCATGATCCATGACAGGAAGGATGCCAATAGCAAAATCAGCATCACCAGCTGTACAACCAGGCTTGCGTTGAGCACCAGACTCCAGATCGACATTTCCTCGACCACAACAAACTCCTCTCACGCGCCAGACCAGAAGTGCCGGCTTACTCGGTTGAAAGTTCGAACCACCGCGCGCCACCGGCGCACGACTGGCCACAATAGATGTCGCTTGCTCGCGGCGCCGACACCTCTTGCGCGTCGCCACAGTCGACCCTAACACAGACGCCACTGCGAACGCTGTATGATAACGCCCAGCGGAATTGGTTCACTCTCGAGCGCCGCATCATAGCGGCCACAAGCTTGCTGCAGAATGAACAAAACCGCTGCTCGACTCCCCGCCCCACGCACACAACCGCATCACCTTAACAGGCGCGCGCAGCAGAGGTGAAGAGCCGGATGAACAGACAAAACGTTTTCGCGATGGGCAGGGACCAGGGACCTGATCCTTTAGGCAGTCGAGCGAATTCTGCGCCCACAATAACAGGCGCCAAAATTTATTCAAGCAGCATTATCAGCGCCCGCGCAAAAAGATTCCCAGGCACCGGGCAGGCCCCAAAACAGTGCACAGCGGCAACGCCAATCTCCCCTATTCAGCTTCCGCAGACCTTTGGAGTTACAGATGCTTCCGCCCTGCCAATCTCGCCTCCTGACCTGCGCGCCGGGATGCATGACCCTTTGCGAAAATGAGGGCGTACGCACGATAGAACCCTGCTTGGTCCGCTTACAGGGAGCGCTCCGGCGCTTCCAGGCCAAAGTGCAGATAGGCGTGGTCGGTGACAATACGCCCTCGCGGGGTGCGCATGATATAGCCCTGCTGGATTAGGTAGGGCTCCAGCACGTCCTCTATGGTGTCGCGCTCCTCGGAGATGGCCGCCGCCAGGTTATCAACCCCCACAGGCCCGCCGCCGAACTTCTCGATCATTGCCAGCAGCAGGCGCCGATCCATGTGATCGAACCCGCGCTCGTCGACACTCAGCATGTTCAGCGCCAGATCCGCCGTGCGCTTGTCGATCTCGCCATTGCCCTTGACCTCGGCGTAATCCCGCGCCCGTCGCAACAGGCGATTGGCAATGCGTGGTGTACCCCGCGCCCTGCGCGCCACTTCCAGCGCCCCATCGGCCGCAATGCTGCCGCCGGACAGGCGCGCAGAGCGTTCGACAATATGCGCGAGATCCTCAACACCGTAAAACTCGAGCCGCTGCACAATACCAAAACGGTCCCGCAGCGGCGAGGTCAGCAGCCCTGCCCGGGTGGTGGCCCCCACCAGCGTGAAGGGCGGCAGCTCGATCTTGATGGAGCGCGCCGCCGGCCCCTCCCCGATCATGATATCCAGCTGGTAGTCCTCCATGGCCGGATAGAGGATTTCCTCGACATTCGGACTCAGGCGGTGGATTTCATCGATAAACAGGATATCGCCGGGCTCAAGACTGGTCAGCATGGCCGCCACATCACCGGCCTTCTCCAGCACCGGACCGGAAGTGGTCTTGATGGCACCACCCATTTCATTGGCAATAATATTGGCAAGCGTCGTCTTGCCAAGCCCGGGCGGGCCAAAAATCAGCGTGTGATCCAGGGACTCGCCACGCTTGCGCGCCGCCTCGATAAAGATCTCCATCTGCTCGCGTACCCGGGGCTGCCCCTCGTAGTCCGCCAGCGTTTTGGGGCGCACCGCACGGTCCAGCACATCCTCGGACGGGCTGGACTGCGGGGTAATAAAACGGTCTGCCTCGATCATCCCCGAACACCCCCAGCCACCAACGTCACAGCCTCAACCATGCCCTAACCCCCGATCATTGATTTCAGCGCCTGGCGAATCAGCGCTTCGCAAGGTGCATTTGCGTCCAGTTGCCTGGCCGCCTGACTCACCGCCTTCGTCGCCTCGGCCGGCTTGTAACCCAGCGCCACCAGTGCACTTTCCGCCTCGCCGACAGCGTCCGGTCCGGCGGGAACCAGGTCATCACCCGGACTCGATAACTGGAACTCGGCCGGCCCGGACTGCTGCAGCTCCTTGAGCTTGTCTTTCATCTCGACAATAAGCCGCTCGGCGGTTTTCTTGCCAATACCCGGCAGGCGTACCAGCGACGCCGTATCGCCCTGGTGCACGGCACGTACGAAACCATCCGCATCTATACCGGACAGAATGGTCAATGCCAGCTTGGGTCCCACGCCGTTCACCTTGATCAGGGCCCGAAACAGGCTGCGCTCGCCCCGGTCCGCGAAGCCGTACAGCAGCTGCGCATCTTCGCGCACCACGAAGTGGGTATAGAGCACCACCTGCTTGCCGCGTTCAGGCAAACGGTAAAAGGTGTTCATCGAAGCCTCGAGCTCATAACCGACGCCACCCACCTCAACCAGCAACTGCGGCGGGTGCTTTTCCAGCAACTCCCCTCTCAGACGTCCTATCACGGCTCTTTTCTCTCCAGGTTACGGGCTTCTTCGGGTGATTCCAGCTTGTGCCCCGCGACTATGAACTCGGGCAATCTCAGGCCCGCCACGATGGAGGCCATGCGGAACACGAACACGATGGTCATGGCGCTCAGCTCCAGCCAGCGCGTGGGCTCGGTCATGACATGACTGAACACCACATACACCAGCGCCCCCACCAGCGCGCAGCTGGCGTACATTTCACCGTTCCATTGCAGTATCAGTGGCACCTGGCCGGTCAGAATATCGCGAATCATGCCGCCGGCCACGCCGGTGATCACGGCCATCATGACCACCACGACATCCGGCATGCCCAGCGCCACCGCCTTCTGCGCCCCAAGAATGGCAAACAGTGACAGGCCCAGTGCATCCAGGAACAGCAGCATTCGTCGTGGATACTGGATATAGCGGGACAGCACAAAAGCCAGCACCGCACTCAGAATGGCCACCCACAGATAGAGGGTGTCACCAATCCAGAGGACCGGGTGGGCATTGAGGGTAATATCCCGCAAGGTACCGCCCCCCAGCGCCGTGACAATTCCCAGTACCACCACACCCAGAATATCCAGCCGCTTGCCCTGGGCGGCGAGCGCCCCGGTGGTGGCAAATACGGCCACACCGGCCAGGTCCGCCGCATAGACAAACTCAAGGTAGGTCATTGGCGCCAGCGTCCGTTTCGATTGGCACAGACCCCCATCGTGCGCACCATGGCGCTGCGGGTATGGGCATGACAGATTGCAATGGCCAGGGCATCGGCGGCATCGGCCTGGGGCAGGCCGGGCAGCTTCAGCAGATAGGACACCATGTGCTGTACCTGCGTTTTATCGGCCCCGCCATTGCCCACCACCGCCTGCTTGACCTTGCGGGCGGCGTACTCATAGACAGGAAGGTCGCGGTTACTGCAGGCAACGATGGCCACACCCCGCGCCTGGCCGAGCTTCAGTGCCGAATCCGGATTGCGTGCCATAAAGACCTGCTCGATCGCCATTTCCTGCGGGCAATAGGTCTCCACGATCTCGCTGACACCGGCGTAGACCTGCTGCAGGCGCTCGGGCAATTCGTCACCCTTGATGCGAATGCAACCGCTGGCCACGTACTCGTTGCGGCCATCCACATGGCTAATCACGCCATAACCGGTGATACGCGAGCCGGGGTCTATTCCAAGAATCAGCATACAGATCCGTATATCCCTAAATGAACCCGGGTCATGATACCGACTCAGGCACGATACTGCGCAAATTAAAAAGCCGGAGCCCGGGCTTCGCAAGCTCACCAGTGCATACGCCATTGGCAAAACCTGCGATCCGGACTCCGGCCCCATGTCGCGGCGGGTCAGGCGTGAAACCGCATGACTCAGTCGTCTTCCATGGCCTCATCGGGGATGTCGGCATTGTGGAATACATTCTGCGAGTCATCCAGGTCATCCAGCGCATCGATCAGCTTCATGACCTTGCGGGCGGTCTCGACATCCAGCTCCACCGTGGTGGCCGGAATCATCGCCACTTCGGCAAAATCAGACTCGAAACCGGCGTCAGCCAGCCCCTGCTTGACGGTCATGAAGTCCGCCGGCGCGGTGAACACATCCACCGACCCGTCGTCGTTACCCACCACGTCTTCGGCACCCACTTCCAGCGCCGCTTCCATGATGGCATCTTCATCGGCACCTTCACCAAAGCTGACCTGACCTTTCTTCTCGAACAGGTAGGACACCGAGCCATTGGTCCCCAGATTGCCGCCAAACTTGTTGAAGGCAGCACGTACCTGGGACACGGTACGGTTGACGTTATCGGTCATGCACTCGACCAGAATCGCCACGCCGTTAATACCGTAACCTTCGTAGGTCAGCTCGTCGTAGTTTTCACCATCCATGCCACCGGCACCGCGCGCAACCGCCTTCTCGATGGTATCGCGCTTCATGTTGGCACCCAGCGCCTTGTCGATTGCCGCACGCAGACGCGGGTTATCGTCCGGATTGGGACCGCCTTCCTTGGACGCCACGGTCAGCTCGCGAATCAGCTTGGTGAAAATCTTGCCACGCTTCGCGTCCTGGGCCGCCTTGCGGTGCTTGATATTGGCGAATTTCGAATGACCTGCCATCGGTATACCTCACTCTACGGGGCCGCTGCTCCGGCCCCGTCACTGCTTTTTTATCAGGGGGTTTTACGCAGACGAATGTTCAGCTCGTGCAACTGGGCCGCGCTCACCTCGCCCGGCGCATCCGTCAGCATGCAGGATGCGCTCTGGGTTTTCGGGAAGGCAATGACTTCACGGATCGAGTCGGAGCCGGTCATCAGCATCACCAGTCGATCCAGGCCAAAGGCCAGGCCACCGTGGGGCGGCGCACCGTATTTCAGGGCGTTGAGCAGGAAGCCGAATTTTTCCTGGGCTTCGTCATCCTCGATACCCAAAATCTTGAACACCGCTTTCTGCATGTTCTGATCGTGGATACGGATAGAACCACCACCGAGCTCCGTACCGTTGAGCACCATGTCATAGGCACGGGACAGGGCTGTTTCGGGGTTGGACGTCAGCTCGTCGGGGCTGCAGCTCGGCGCCGTGAACGGGTGATGCAGCGCGGTCAGACCACCGTTGCCGGTTTCCTCGAACATCGGGAAATCCACCACCCACAGCGGCGCCCACTCGCGCTCGATAAGGTTAAGGTCTTCCGCCACCTTGATGCGCAGCGCGCCTATGGCTTCGCTGACAATCTTGGCACTGTCAGCACCGAAGAAAACGATATCGCCGTTCTGGGCACCCAGTCGCTGCATGATCTGCAGGGAGACGTCTTCGCCGAGGAACTTGACGATCGGCGACTGCAGACCTTCAACGCCGTCTTCCAGCGCATTGACCTTGATCCAGGCCAGGCCGCGGGCACCGTAGATGCTGACAAACTTGGTGTAGTCATCAATCTGTTTGCGGGTAAGCACTGCGCCGCCCGGCACCTTCAGTGCCGCAACGCGGCCCTTGGGATCCTTGGCAGGGCCGGCGAAGACCTTGAAGTCCACGGTTTCCATCAGGTCGGCCACATCGACCAGCTCCATGGAAATACGCAGGTCCGGCTTGTCCGAACCGAAACGGCGCATGGCCTCGGCGTAGGGCATGCGGGGGAATTCGCCCAGATCCACGTTCATCAGGTTCTGGAAAACGCCGCGGATCATTTCCTCGGCCATACCCATGATTTCCTCCTCGTTCATGAACGAGGTTTCGATGTCCACCTGGGTGAATTCAGGCTGACGGTCGGCGCGCAGGTCTTCATCACGGAAGCATTTGGCGATCTGGTAGTAACGATCAAAGCCGGACACCATCAGCAGCTGCTTGAACAGCTGAGGCGACTGCGGCAGCGCGAAGAAGGAGCCTTCGTGGGTGCGACTCGGCACCAGGTAGTCACGGGCACCTTCCGGTGTGGCGCGGGTCAGAATCGGGGTTTCGATATCCAGGAAACCGCGGCCGTCCAGGTAAGTACGCAGCGCGCTGGTGACCCTGGAGCGAAAGCGCAGCTTGTTCTGAATCTCAGGGCGACGCAGGTCGATATAACGGTGGCGCAGACGCACGTCTTCGCCCACCTGCTGGTGCTCGTCCAGCTGGAACGGCGGCGTTTCCGCCTTGTTCAGTATCACCAGTTCCTTGCCCAGCACCTCGATGCCGCCGGTGGCCATATCCTTGTTGACGGTGCCATCCGGACGCGCACGCACGGTACCGCGCAGCTCGATAACGAACTCGCTGCGAACGCTGTCCGCAAGCGCAAAACTCTCTTCACGATCCGGATCGAACACGACCTGGGAAATACCTTCACGGTCACGCACGTCGAGGAAAATAACCCCGCCGTGGTCACGGCGGCGGTGGACCCAACCCATCAGCGTCACATCTTCGCCGATATGTTCTTCTCTCAGCTCGCCGCAATAATGGCTGCGCATAGTTTCCAATTCCTGTCGATTAACCATAAGGGGACGCGCCCCCGAAACCTTGTAGTGTTCTGCCTGAACCGGCCTTGGACTGCCTGCCAGACAGCCTCGAAAGCTAACCCGAACGGGCCGGTCTCGCCCGCAAACCCGTGAAACTGCGAACAGCGCGGCGCACGCACTGCCGCCAGGCGCGAAGACTGGCGCTCTGCGATAAAACGGCTTAAAGGGCACAAAGCCACCGCCCTTGCATTACAACAGGCGTCACAAAGCGGCGAATTATACCTGATTTGGAAGGCGCTTACAGACCCGCGCAGGCTAATTTTGCCCACGCAGGCGCCACCAAAAGACGTTTGCATCCGGCCGTGCTATCGGGCCAAGCCAGTACAAAACCCAGCTCACTGGACAACAGCCGCTGGATGAAACGGTCGCGACGGTGAAGCATCCAAAGTGGATGCATGGGCCATCCGGCGAGCCGGTCAAGCCAGTTAAAGCACGAAACTCGGCTCAGCGGACATCGGGCTCCGGGGGCTCAACGGTCACGGCGATTGCCGGCGGTGAAGCCCCCCCCCCCCCAAAAAAAAAGTGGATGCAGGAATCATCCGGCGAACCGATCAAACCGGCTGCGGCACGAAACTCAGCTCACCGGACATCAGGCTCTGCAGCTTGGTACGGATATCGCCTACCTGTTCATCGGTGTAACTGCGTGCCGGCAACTTGCCCCATACCGGCCCAGGCCAGGCCGGGTCTTTTTCAAAACGCACGATGTGATGCAAATGCAGCTGTGGCACCATATTGCCAAGCGACGCTACGTTCATCTTGCGCGCCGCAAAGGTATCGGCCAGGTTTTCCGCCAGAAAACAGGATTCACGCATCAACTGCACCTGATCATCAGAAGACAGGTGGTAAATTTCACTGACGCCAGCCCTGCGCGGCACCAGTACAAACCAGGGGTAGTTGGCATCGTTGATCAGCAGCAATCGGCACAGCGGAAATTCTCCCAACAGGATACAGTCCTGTGCCAGCTGCGGGTGGAGTTCGAATTCGAGTTCCAGTTCATCCATCTTGGGGCTCCTGTTCGCCACGCCAAAGCCCGATATTCTGCACCCGGGCATCCACGGAAGTATAGGTAAAAATGCTTGAGCTCAAGATTCACACCGACATCAGCAC
Proteins encoded:
- the aspS gene encoding aspartate--tRNA ligase — its product is MRSHYCGELREEHIGEDVTLMGWVHRRRDHGGVIFLDVRDREGISQVVFDPDREESFALADSVRSEFVIELRGTVRARPDGTVNKDMATGGIEVLGKELVILNKAETPPFQLDEHQQVGEDVRLRHRYIDLRRPEIQNKLRFRSRVTSALRTYLDGRGFLDIETPILTRATPEGARDYLVPSRTHEGSFFALPQSPQLFKQLLMVSGFDRYYQIAKCFRDEDLRADRQPEFTQVDIETSFMNEEEIMGMAEEMIRGVFQNLMNVDLGEFPRMPYAEAMRRFGSDKPDLRISMELVDVADLMETVDFKVFAGPAKDPKGRVAALKVPGGAVLTRKQIDDYTKFVSIYGARGLAWIKVNALEDGVEGLQSPIVKFLGEDVSLQIMQRLGAQNGDIVFFGADSAKIVSEAIGALRIKVAEDLNLIEREWAPLWVVDFPMFEETGNGGLTALHHPFTAPSCSPDELTSNPETALSRAYDMVLNGTELGGGSIRIHDQNMQKAVFKILGIEDDEAQEKFGFLLNALKYGAPPHGGLAFGLDRLVMLMTGSDSIREVIAFPKTQSASCMLTDAPGEVSAAQLHELNIRLRKTP
- a CDS encoding HIT domain-containing protein, with translation MDELELEFELHPQLAQDCILLGEFPLCRLLLINDANYPWFVLVPRRAGVSEIYHLSSDDQVQLMRESCFLAENLADTFAARKMNVASLGNMVPQLHLHHIVRFEKDPAWPGPVWGKLPARSYTDEQVGDIRTKLQSLMSGELSFVPQPV